One segment of Neoarius graeffei isolate fNeoGra1 chromosome 20, fNeoGra1.pri, whole genome shotgun sequence DNA contains the following:
- the nbr1b gene encoding next to BRCA1 gene 1 protein isoform X2, whose protein sequence is MDLYINLKVNFRGNTKSFLLSGSETKSWECMEATVKRSFSLCSLQLTYFDEENEEVSINSQLEYEEALKSAARQGNRLQMNVYESRGTTGRVPGPVPGPGLSQMKSGSLTEPKKGFRPPQHCPSLAQAVTLNELKGGKAEDKTPPAWFTSYMEKFKDQVVREAVEKICREFSGQCCIHKPLGAEAQVSEVSSSTLPGAPSSAPACSSCRGQTAGGGYQCSVCTSCTLCEPCSFSHDPSHNLVRARTPLSIPERGSPAPDQSRFYRRGDRSFRKAEKQRLKAEKRQLKAEVKEIRKQLRMERRSLQWGCAGDGNSSPVLLQPRATQANSPERPKRPCPLAVPAMTALLLDENLPDGSRLRPGTKFIKYWKMKNSGTMSWNSDTKLKFMWGNLAVGSGERWREVSVPTLQPGQVGLVSVALCAPTLEGTYTSHWRLAHGGEQFGPRVWCSIVVDPDAPTAISADCLLVSPCVTPQEKSARTLEREEKNRTASREPLLITVDQDCNQEFYIPSVDLLTAQDLLSFELLDINIVQELESVPNNTPADITPCISPLPHDALLQDKTPPGLIQEEAEDEAQAVNSILDVAQAPEIGGVPAQEKGEEDVIGRQFVSESVIRSLTLGGVLDHSILQGRVTTTVLRPAPQGSVSLCERRMERTSESTDVPLSDPPKAEPEELLDPSPLVSVPAEHITADEGNESDIEQIVVDPAAGGEHFEEEEDSKERKKNKEEVEKEENKAKDAEEGKESRSRTSSASSEDYIIILPDCFDTTRPLGESMYSSAVSQQGDESPERLSADANDMLCASQTLDSVPLTPVIVAAPRPSAKSSSETEEQLKAAETPQEEELNQAGGKEEEEPEDHDSASSPSDTANSEIQELKANSITGGLVKGALSVAASAYKALFTGQSGPEQLPEEAATQDAMMAVLVEMGFADRALNQRLLQKHGPNLLDVVNELVHMQDNDWYTTRY, encoded by the exons ATGGACTTGTACATCAACCTGAAGGTGAATTTTCGGGGCAACACGAAGAGTTtcctgctgtccggctccgagaCCAAGAGCTGGGAGTGCATGGAGGCCACG GTGAAAAGATCTTTCAGCTTGTGCAGTTTACAGCTGACGTACTTCGATGAGGAAAATGAAGAG gTGTCCATCAACAGCCAGC tGGAGTATGAAGAGGCTCTGAAG AGCGCAGCGCGACAGGGCAACAGGCTGCAGATGAACGTGTACGAGAGCAGAGGGACGACCGGACGAGTTCCTGGTCCCGTCCCAGGCCCGGGTTTGTCCCAGATGAAATCTGGAAGCCTGACAGAGCCGAAGAAAGGATTTCGACCTCCTCAGCACTGCCCGAGCCTGGCACAGGCG GTGACCCTTAATGAGCTAAAGGGCGGTAAAGCAGAGGATAAAACGCCTCCAGCCTGGTTTACCTCTTACATGGAGAAG TTTAAGGATCAGGTGGTCCGTGAGGCTGTGGAGAAGATCTGCAGGGAGTTTTCAGGCCAGTGCTGCATCCACAAACCCCTGGGAGCCGAGGCTCAGGTCTCGGAGGTTTcctcctccacgctgcctggagCTCCGAGCTCGGCTCCGGCCTGCAGCAGCTGCAGGGGACAGACGGCGGGCGGAGGATACCAGTGCAG CGTGTGCACGTCCTGCACCCTGTGTGAGCCGTGTAGCTTCTCACATGATCCAAGCCACAACCTGGTGAGAGCTCGAACGCCTCTGTCCATCCCCGAGCGCGGATCTCCAGCTCCAGATCAGAGCag GTTCTACAGACGGGGAGACCGGAGCTTTCGCAAGGCTGAGAAACAGCGCTTGAAGGCAGAGAAGCGGCAGCTGAAGGCGGAGGTGAAGGAGATCAGGAAGCAGCTGAGGATGGAGAGGAGGAGTCTGCAGTGGGGCTGCGCGGGAGACGGAAACTCCTCTCCTGTGCTGCTACAGCCGCGAGCCACGCAGGCCAACAGCCCCGA GCGTCCGAAGCGTCCGTGTCCTCTAGCTGTCCCTGCCATGACGGCGCTGCTGCTGGACGAAAATCTGCCGGACGGCTCACGCCTGAGGCCTGGGACCAAATTCATTAAATACTGGAAGATGAAGAACAGCGGCACGATGAGCTGGAACTCAGATACCAAA ctgaagTTCATGTGGGGGAACCTGGCCGTGGGTTCGGGGGAGAGGTGGAGGGAGGTGTCCGTGCCCACACTGCAACCAGGTCAG gtgggATTAGTGAGTGTGGCTCTGTGCGCCCCCACCCTGGAGGGCACCTACACCTCACACTGGCGCCTGGCGCATGGCGGAGAGCAGTTCGGGCCGCGGGTTTGGTGCAGCATCGTTGTGGATCCCGACGCGCCAACTGCCATCTCCGCTGACTGCCTGCTGGTGTCTCCATGTGTCACTCCTCAG GAGAAATCCGCTCGGACCTTAGAGAGGGAGGAGAAAAACCGGACGGCGTCCCGGGAGCCGCTGCTCATCACCGTGGATCAGGACTGCAATCAGGAGTTTTACATTCCGTCTGTGGATCTGCTGACGGCGCAG GACTTGCTGTCGTTTGAGCTTCTGGACATTAACATAGTGCAGGAGTTGGAGAGCGTTCCCAACAACACTCCCGCAG ATATCACTCCCTGCATTTCTCCTCTGCCCCATGATGCACTGCTGCAGGACAAAACTCCTCCAGGCCTCATCCAGGAGGAAGCTGAGGACGAAGCCCAAGCAGTCAACAGCAttctgg ACGTTGCTCAGGCTCCAGAGATAGGAGGAGTTCCCGCCCAGGAGAAAGGAGAGGAGGATGTGATTGGGCGTCAGTTTGTGAGCGAGTCTGTGATTCGTTCTCTCACGCTGGGAGGGGTGTTGGATCACAGCATCCTGCAGGGGAGAGTCACCACCACTG TGTTGCGTCCAGCACCGCAGGGCTCCGTGTCTCTCTGCGAGAGGAGGATGGAGAGAACGTCAGAAAGCACTGATGTTCCGCTCTCGGATCCTCCTAAAGCCGAGCCGGAGGAACTTCTGGATCCTTCTCCTCTCGTCTCTGTTCCAGCTGAACACATCACTGCAG ATGAAGGGAACGAGTCAGACATCGAGCAAATCGTGGTGGATCCGGCTGCGGGAGGCGAGCACTTTGAGGAGGAAGAGGACTCCAAGGAGAGGAAGAAGAATAAGGAGGAGGTGGAGAAGGAGGAAAATAAAGCGAAAGATGCAGAGGAGGGTAAAGAGAGTCGCAGCAGGACATCGTCCGCCTCCTCGGAGGATTACATCATCATCCTGCCAGACTGTTTCGACACGACCCGTCCTCTCGGAGAGTCCATGTACAGCTCGGCCGTGTCTCAGCAGGGAGACGAGAGCCCAGAGCGTCTTAGCGCAGACGCTAACGACATGCTGTGTGCATCGCAGACGCTGGACTCGGTGCCTCTCACTCCTGTGATCGTAGCTGCACCAAGACCTTCAGCCAAGTCCAG CTCGGAGACGGAGGAGCAGCTCAAAGCAGCAGAGACGCCACAGGAGGAGGAGCTAAACCAGGCTGGGggcaaagaggaggaggagccagAAGAtcatg ACTCTGCGTCCAGTCCCTCAGACACGGCGAACTCTGAGATCCAGGAGCTGAA AGCGAACAGTATAACAGGAGGTCTGGTGAAGGGCGCGCTGTCCGTCGCAGCTTCTGCGTATAAAGCTCTGTTTACTGGACAGTCCGGTCCTGAACAG CTTCCTGAAGAAGCGGCTACTCAGGATGCCATGATGGCTGTCCTGGTGGAGATGGGCTTCGCTGATCGGGCGCTCAATCAGCGTTTGCTGCAGAAACACGGCCCGAACCTCCTGGACGTCGTAAATGAACTCGTGCACATGCAGGACAACGACTGGTACACCACACGCTACTGA
- the nbr1b gene encoding next to BRCA1 gene 1 protein isoform X1: MDLYINLKVNFRGNTKSFLLSGSETKSWECMEATVKRSFSLCSLQLTYFDEENEEVSINSQLEYEEALKSAARQGNRLQMNVYESRGTTGRVPGPVPGPGLSQMKSGSLTEPKKGFRPPQHCPSLAQAVSQKVQAAVPEEGLVTLNELKGGKAEDKTPPAWFTSYMEKFKDQVVREAVEKICREFSGQCCIHKPLGAEAQVSEVSSSTLPGAPSSAPACSSCRGQTAGGGYQCSVCTSCTLCEPCSFSHDPSHNLVRARTPLSIPERGSPAPDQSRFYRRGDRSFRKAEKQRLKAEKRQLKAEVKEIRKQLRMERRSLQWGCAGDGNSSPVLLQPRATQANSPERPKRPCPLAVPAMTALLLDENLPDGSRLRPGTKFIKYWKMKNSGTMSWNSDTKLKFMWGNLAVGSGERWREVSVPTLQPGQVGLVSVALCAPTLEGTYTSHWRLAHGGEQFGPRVWCSIVVDPDAPTAISADCLLVSPCVTPQEKSARTLEREEKNRTASREPLLITVDQDCNQEFYIPSVDLLTAQDLLSFELLDINIVQELESVPNNTPADITPCISPLPHDALLQDKTPPGLIQEEAEDEAQAVNSILDVAQAPEIGGVPAQEKGEEDVIGRQFVSESVIRSLTLGGVLDHSILQGRVTTTVLRPAPQGSVSLCERRMERTSESTDVPLSDPPKAEPEELLDPSPLVSVPAEHITADEGNESDIEQIVVDPAAGGEHFEEEEDSKERKKNKEEVEKEENKAKDAEEGKESRSRTSSASSEDYIIILPDCFDTTRPLGESMYSSAVSQQGDESPERLSADANDMLCASQTLDSVPLTPVIVAAPRPSAKSSSETEEQLKAAETPQEEELNQAGGKEEEEPEDHDSASSPSDTANSEIQELKANSITGGLVKGALSVAASAYKALFTGQSGPEQLPEEAATQDAMMAVLVEMGFADRALNQRLLQKHGPNLLDVVNELVHMQDNDWYTTRY; this comes from the exons ATGGACTTGTACATCAACCTGAAGGTGAATTTTCGGGGCAACACGAAGAGTTtcctgctgtccggctccgagaCCAAGAGCTGGGAGTGCATGGAGGCCACG GTGAAAAGATCTTTCAGCTTGTGCAGTTTACAGCTGACGTACTTCGATGAGGAAAATGAAGAG gTGTCCATCAACAGCCAGC tGGAGTATGAAGAGGCTCTGAAG AGCGCAGCGCGACAGGGCAACAGGCTGCAGATGAACGTGTACGAGAGCAGAGGGACGACCGGACGAGTTCCTGGTCCCGTCCCAGGCCCGGGTTTGTCCCAGATGAAATCTGGAAGCCTGACAGAGCCGAAGAAAGGATTTCGACCTCCTCAGCACTGCCCGAGCCTGGCACAGGCGGTGAGCCAAAAAGTTCAGGCTGCTGTGCCTGAAGAGGGTTTA GTGACCCTTAATGAGCTAAAGGGCGGTAAAGCAGAGGATAAAACGCCTCCAGCCTGGTTTACCTCTTACATGGAGAAG TTTAAGGATCAGGTGGTCCGTGAGGCTGTGGAGAAGATCTGCAGGGAGTTTTCAGGCCAGTGCTGCATCCACAAACCCCTGGGAGCCGAGGCTCAGGTCTCGGAGGTTTcctcctccacgctgcctggagCTCCGAGCTCGGCTCCGGCCTGCAGCAGCTGCAGGGGACAGACGGCGGGCGGAGGATACCAGTGCAG CGTGTGCACGTCCTGCACCCTGTGTGAGCCGTGTAGCTTCTCACATGATCCAAGCCACAACCTGGTGAGAGCTCGAACGCCTCTGTCCATCCCCGAGCGCGGATCTCCAGCTCCAGATCAGAGCag GTTCTACAGACGGGGAGACCGGAGCTTTCGCAAGGCTGAGAAACAGCGCTTGAAGGCAGAGAAGCGGCAGCTGAAGGCGGAGGTGAAGGAGATCAGGAAGCAGCTGAGGATGGAGAGGAGGAGTCTGCAGTGGGGCTGCGCGGGAGACGGAAACTCCTCTCCTGTGCTGCTACAGCCGCGAGCCACGCAGGCCAACAGCCCCGA GCGTCCGAAGCGTCCGTGTCCTCTAGCTGTCCCTGCCATGACGGCGCTGCTGCTGGACGAAAATCTGCCGGACGGCTCACGCCTGAGGCCTGGGACCAAATTCATTAAATACTGGAAGATGAAGAACAGCGGCACGATGAGCTGGAACTCAGATACCAAA ctgaagTTCATGTGGGGGAACCTGGCCGTGGGTTCGGGGGAGAGGTGGAGGGAGGTGTCCGTGCCCACACTGCAACCAGGTCAG gtgggATTAGTGAGTGTGGCTCTGTGCGCCCCCACCCTGGAGGGCACCTACACCTCACACTGGCGCCTGGCGCATGGCGGAGAGCAGTTCGGGCCGCGGGTTTGGTGCAGCATCGTTGTGGATCCCGACGCGCCAACTGCCATCTCCGCTGACTGCCTGCTGGTGTCTCCATGTGTCACTCCTCAG GAGAAATCCGCTCGGACCTTAGAGAGGGAGGAGAAAAACCGGACGGCGTCCCGGGAGCCGCTGCTCATCACCGTGGATCAGGACTGCAATCAGGAGTTTTACATTCCGTCTGTGGATCTGCTGACGGCGCAG GACTTGCTGTCGTTTGAGCTTCTGGACATTAACATAGTGCAGGAGTTGGAGAGCGTTCCCAACAACACTCCCGCAG ATATCACTCCCTGCATTTCTCCTCTGCCCCATGATGCACTGCTGCAGGACAAAACTCCTCCAGGCCTCATCCAGGAGGAAGCTGAGGACGAAGCCCAAGCAGTCAACAGCAttctgg ACGTTGCTCAGGCTCCAGAGATAGGAGGAGTTCCCGCCCAGGAGAAAGGAGAGGAGGATGTGATTGGGCGTCAGTTTGTGAGCGAGTCTGTGATTCGTTCTCTCACGCTGGGAGGGGTGTTGGATCACAGCATCCTGCAGGGGAGAGTCACCACCACTG TGTTGCGTCCAGCACCGCAGGGCTCCGTGTCTCTCTGCGAGAGGAGGATGGAGAGAACGTCAGAAAGCACTGATGTTCCGCTCTCGGATCCTCCTAAAGCCGAGCCGGAGGAACTTCTGGATCCTTCTCCTCTCGTCTCTGTTCCAGCTGAACACATCACTGCAG ATGAAGGGAACGAGTCAGACATCGAGCAAATCGTGGTGGATCCGGCTGCGGGAGGCGAGCACTTTGAGGAGGAAGAGGACTCCAAGGAGAGGAAGAAGAATAAGGAGGAGGTGGAGAAGGAGGAAAATAAAGCGAAAGATGCAGAGGAGGGTAAAGAGAGTCGCAGCAGGACATCGTCCGCCTCCTCGGAGGATTACATCATCATCCTGCCAGACTGTTTCGACACGACCCGTCCTCTCGGAGAGTCCATGTACAGCTCGGCCGTGTCTCAGCAGGGAGACGAGAGCCCAGAGCGTCTTAGCGCAGACGCTAACGACATGCTGTGTGCATCGCAGACGCTGGACTCGGTGCCTCTCACTCCTGTGATCGTAGCTGCACCAAGACCTTCAGCCAAGTCCAG CTCGGAGACGGAGGAGCAGCTCAAAGCAGCAGAGACGCCACAGGAGGAGGAGCTAAACCAGGCTGGGggcaaagaggaggaggagccagAAGAtcatg ACTCTGCGTCCAGTCCCTCAGACACGGCGAACTCTGAGATCCAGGAGCTGAA AGCGAACAGTATAACAGGAGGTCTGGTGAAGGGCGCGCTGTCCGTCGCAGCTTCTGCGTATAAAGCTCTGTTTACTGGACAGTCCGGTCCTGAACAG CTTCCTGAAGAAGCGGCTACTCAGGATGCCATGATGGCTGTCCTGGTGGAGATGGGCTTCGCTGATCGGGCGCTCAATCAGCGTTTGCTGCAGAAACACGGCCCGAACCTCCTGGACGTCGTAAATGAACTCGTGCACATGCAGGACAACGACTGGTACACCACACGCTACTGA